The genomic region CGCCAGCGCGGCGTGGCCGACGAGGCAGCCGTGTGCAGCCGCCTCTCGGCAGGCCTGCGCACCCTCGACGTGGGGAGCGCGGCTGCCCAGGACACGCCCGACGCCATCTTCCGGCGCCTCGGCGGGGAGCTGTAGGGGGCCCTCCGGCGTTCCCGGCCCGGGTCGGTTGACACCGCCGGCGATCCGGTGGACGGTGTCGCTGTGTCCGCCCCCGGCAACCCGTACCTCTCGGGCAACTTCGCCCCGGTGGCGCGGGAGCTCAGCGCCTTCGACCTGCCCGTCACGGGCGAGATCCCGCACGAGCTCCGGGGCCGTCTCCTGCGGATCGGCCCGAACCCGGTCACGCCGCCCGACCCCGGGACCTATCACTGGTTCACCGGGAACGGCATGGTGCACGGCCTGCGCCTGCGCGACGGGCGCGCCGAGTGGTACCGCAACCGCTACGTGCGCGACGACGCCGTCGCGGCCGCGCAGGGCCTGCCGCTCACACCCGGGCCTCGCCACGGGATGGGATCGGGTGTCGCCAACACCAACGTGATCGAGCACGCCGGCCGCACCTTCGCGATCGTGGAGGCCGGTGGCCTGCCGGTCGAGCTCACCCCCGAGCTCGAGACCGTTGCCTACTCGGACTTCGGCGGCACCCTGCCCGGCTCCTTCACTGCACACCCGAAGCGCGATCCCGACACCGGCGAGCTGCACGCGATGGTCTACTACTGGGCGTGGGACTACGTCCAGTACGTCGTGGTCGGCACCGACGCGCGCGTGCGCCGGACCGTGAACGTCCCGGTGCCCGGCAAGCCGATGCTCCACGACTGCGCGATCACCGAGCGCTACGTCGTGATCCTCGACCTGCCCTGCACCTTCCGGCCCGAGAACCTCGAGAACGGCATGCCGTTCCCCTACGCGTGGGATCCCGACTACGGCGCGCGCGTGGGCCTGCTCCCGCGCGAGGACGCCGACGCCGCCCGCGTGCGCTGGCTCGAGGTGCCCCTCTGCTACGTCTTCCACCCGCTCAACGCCTACGAGACGGCCGACGGCCGGGTCGTGATGGACGTCTGCCGCCACCCGAAGATGTTCGCCCGCGACCCGAACGGCCCGAACGAGGGCCGCCCCACGCTCGACCGCTGGGTGATCGACCCCTCGTCGGCCAAGGTCTCGACCGACACCCTCTCGGATCGCGGCCACGAGTTCCCGCGCCACGACGAGCGCCGGATCGGCCGGCCGATCCGCTACGGCTACACGGGAACCCTCGGCGACGGGCTCGCGATGGGCCCGATCTACAAGCACGACCTGCTGAAGCGCACCACCGAGGTCCACGGCGCCGCACCCGGCCGCCGGTTCCTCGAGCCCGTCTTCGTCCCGCGCACCCCTGACGCCGCCGAGGACGACGGCTGGATCCTGGCCTACGTCTACGACGCCCCCTCGGACCGCAGCGAGGTCGTGATCCTCCACGCCCAGGACTTCGCCGCCGCCCCCCTCGCGCGCATCCACCTGCCCCAGCGCGTGCCCTTCGGCTTCCACGGCAACTGGGTGCCGGATCCCCACTGAGGCGGGGCCCGAGGCCCTCCAGAGCGCCGACGGGCCGCCCGACGCCCGAACGCAGCACGCTTCCGCCGCCGATCACATCGTCGATGCTTTCGCGAGGATCTCGTTTACCCGCTCGATCGCTGCGGGGCTGTGCAGGATCGCCGCATGCCCCGCGTCGACGCCGAGCAGCGAGGACGCCTCATGCTGGGCTTCGAGCCGAAGCTGACTGGTGAGGGCGATGACGCCATCGGAGGACGGGCCCGGGCGGCGCTGCCTCCGCTGGTAGCCGAACAGCAGGTGGAAGGCGACGCCGTCTGGAAGCCGGCGGGGCTGCCCTCCGAGATGGAACAGGGCTTCGAGGAAGGCGCTCTTCGGCGCGACGTCGAGCCACGAGGGCGCCATCGGCAGCCCTCGCCGGGCGGCCCGGGCTGCGTGAGCGGCGCTGCCCTGTCCGCTCCACGGGGTCGAAAGCGTGACCAAGAGCCGCACCGGATCCTGGCTCACCAGGGCGGCGTGCTCGAAGACGAACGCCCGAGCGACCAGGCCCCCCATGCTGTGCGCGACCACGTAGATCCGCTTGCATCGATGGCGTAGGGTCAGCTTCAGGATCACCTGCGACAGATGCTTGGCGATACGGTCCAGATGGGCACCCGACGGGTAGTAGTAGAACCACGGCTGGAAGCGCGCGGGATCGAGGTGCTTGGCGAGCGCTGCGAACCCGCGCGGGCTCCCGAGGATGCCGTGGACGAAGAGCACGGGAATGCGGGTGGGGTCGTACGGCTCCGCAAAGTACACGCCTGCCTCGCTGCGGACGATGAAGTCCAGCGGCCGCCAGAGGCCTTCCTCTGCACGCTCGGGGGAGAAGCGCGGGTCGTCGAGCGGGACCACCTGGCCCACCACGGTGATGCGTCCGAGGCTCCAGTCGAGCTGGTCGGCGGAGCTGCGCGCCTGGAGCGCTGCAATGTCCAGCGGCGCGCCGATGGACGCTCTCCGATCGGGATCGATCACCAGCTCGACGTCCATCCGGCGGGCGCCGGGCCCGAGGCGGAAGACCGGACCCTCGCGGGGGAGAAGCACCGGCTCGGTCGGCTGCAGCACGCCGTCGGCGTTG from Deltaproteobacteria bacterium harbors:
- a CDS encoding carotenoid oxygenase family protein; this encodes MSAPGNPYLSGNFAPVARELSAFDLPVTGEIPHELRGRLLRIGPNPVTPPDPGTYHWFTGNGMVHGLRLRDGRAEWYRNRYVRDDAVAAAQGLPLTPGPRHGMGSGVANTNVIEHAGRTFAIVEAGGLPVELTPELETVAYSDFGGTLPGSFTAHPKRDPDTGELHAMVYYWAWDYVQYVVVGTDARVRRTVNVPVPGKPMLHDCAITERYVVILDLPCTFRPENLENGMPFPYAWDPDYGARVGLLPREDADAARVRWLEVPLCYVFHPLNAYETADGRVVMDVCRHPKMFARDPNGPNEGRPTLDRWVIDPSSAKVSTDTLSDRGHEFPRHDERRIGRPIRYGYTGTLGDGLAMGPIYKHDLLKRTTEVHGAAPGRRFLEPVFVPRTPDAAEDDGWILAYVYDAPSDRSEVVILHAQDFAAAPLARIHLPQRVPFGFHGNWVPDPH
- a CDS encoding alpha/beta hydrolase, with product MARAGQGPLVVVLLREREGEQQIADHFVLERPGPWRFLTTPGLYRLGAFEDRNADGVLQPTEPVLLPREGPVFRLGPGARRMDVELVIDPDRRASIGAPLDIAALQARSSADQLDWSLGRITVVGQVVPLDDPRFSPERAEEGLWRPLDFIVRSEAGVYFAEPYDPTRIPVLFVHGILGSPRGFAALAKHLDPARFQPWFYYYPSGAHLDRIAKHLSQVILKLTLRHRCKRIYVVAHSMGGLVARAFVFEHAALVSQDPVRLLVTLSTPWSGQGSAAHAARAARRGLPMAPSWLDVAPKSAFLEALFHLGGQPRRLPDGVAFHLLFGYQRRQRRPGPSSDGVIALTSQLRLEAQHEASSLLGVDAGHAAILHSPAAIERVNEILAKASTM